From Neospora caninum Liverpool complete genome, chromosome VIII, a single genomic window includes:
- a CDS encoding mRNA (2'-O-methyladenosine-N(6)-)-methyltransferase: MASSFSLPPPPVSSETPPSTEGGLPRPPEATWSAGSPAGEAPNQGPGARNFRGRGAFRGRVDPFQGNPAANALPHGRKRSRPVGGDETFIPPPPPDDGNSFAPPPPAPVVLQPPGASLTKMDQDAMPGANNGSFHQSGGNSFMPRHPVGPGHSVHTPGDMMGGGGRVPPPPPPPPPPPLGDGGNFSKDGNFYDMLGSHMAGSGPPGALNGEGLLEPEDPATSTNIGVRGRARLMNDYTQHFVDVGERPQNFIRDCEEDKRFLEYPKLERLMKLKRQVLERRNTPSLCIQANLRHFDWSILGGMKFDVILIDPPWQEYFDRCAAIGATNEDLTPWTVEEMLRLPVEMIGDTPSFCFLWCGVTHLEDARQLLHKWGYRRCEDICWLKTNKKAAQRRREQDAAHVNDVLDFKATQLVHDENSILQRTTEHCLMGIKGTVRRSQDTHFIHANLDTDILISEEEEEVGCTRKPEELYDIIERFCLGRRRIELFGRDWNRRAGWVTVGCEFGLTTFDPKTYASFFEGDVAWPEATDYMGGRYVGTMPEIEQLRPKSPTKFPDRSGGGS; this comes from the exons ATGGcgtcctccttttctttgccgCCGCCACCCGTCTCTTCTGAAACGCCCCCCTCTACGGAAGGAGGCCTCCCGAGGCCGCCTGAAGCAACCTGGAGCGCCGGCTCCCCGGCAGGCGAGGCTCCGAACCAGGGACCAGGCGCACGGAACTTTCGCGGCCGAGGTGCGTTCCGAGGACGCGTCGATCCCTTTCAAGGGAACCCTGCGGCGAATGCCCTTCCGCatggaagaaagcgaagtCGGCCGgtgggaggcgacgaaaccTTCATTCCGCCGCCCCCACCTGACGACGGAAACAGtttcgcgccgccgccgcctgcgcCTGTCGTCCTTCAGCCTCCAGGAGCTTCGCTCACCAAAATGGATCAGGACGCCATGCCTGGAGCGAATAACGGATCTTTTCACCAGTCAGGAGGAAATTCGTTCATGCCGCGGCACCCCGTCGGCCCCGGCCacagtgtacatacacctggaGACATGATGGGAGGCGGGGGCCGCGtccctccgccgccgccacctccgccgccgccaccGTTGGGCGACGGCGGGAATTTCTCAAAGGACGGGAACTTTTATGACATGTTGGGGTCGCACATGGCCGGCAGTGGACCGCCGGGAGCTCTGAATGGAGAAGGGTTACTCGAACCGGAGGACCCCGCCACTTCCACGAACATCGGCGTCCGAGGCCGTGCCAGGCTCATGAACGACTACACCCAGCACTTCGTAGATGTTGGGGAACGACCGCAAAACTTCATTCGAGACTGCGAAGAAGATAAGCGGTTTCTGGAGTACCCAAAACTGGAGAGACTTATGAAACTCAAGCGACAGGTtctcgagagacgaaacacgcCTTCGCTCTGTATACAG gcgaaCTTGCGCCACTTTGACTGGAGCATCCTAGGCGGAATGAAATTCGACGTTATCCTTATCGATCCTCCGTGGCAGGAGTACTTTGATCGCTGCGCAGCCATTGGGGCTACCAACGAAGATCTCACCCCTTGGACTGTCGAAGAAATGCTTCGG CTGCCTGTGGAAATGATCGGCGACACGCCCtcgttctgtttcctctggtGCGGAGTGACCCACCTCGAGGACGCACGCCAGCTGCTTCACAAG TGGGGCTACCGACGGTGCGAAGACATCTGCTGGCTGAAGACGAACAAGAAAGCTGCACAGCGTCGACGCGAGCAAGACGCAGCCCATGTCAATGACGTTCTGGACTTCAAGGCCACTCAGCTTGTCCACGATGAAAATAGCATTCTTCAGAGAACCACGGAGCATTGTCTGATGGGAATCAAGGGCACAGTTCGGCGCTCCCAG GACACGCATTTCATTCACGCGAACCTCGACACAGATATCCTCAtcagtgaagaggaagaagaagttGGGTGCACGCGGAAGCCGGAGGAACTGTACGACATCATCGAGCGTTTTTGCCTCGGTCGCCGGCGCATCGAACTCTTTGGTCGCGACTGGAACCGCCGGGCTGGGTGGGTCACCGTCGGCTGCGAGTTTGGCCTCACCACGTTTGATCCAAAAAC GTACGCTTCGTTTTTCGAAGGCGACGTGGCATGGCCAGAGGCCACCGACTACATGGGGGGGCGGTACGTTGGAACGATGCCAGAGATTGAGCAGCTGCGGCCCAAGTCTCCGACGAAATTCCCAGATCGTAGTGGAGGAGGCAGTTAG
- a CDS encoding YOR039Wp-like protein, related, whose amino-acid sequence MQQKAERTPEGASSRASGGASAAAGASRAASRTAGSQSSSEEFDSEEQEFSDMTGTSELEDMSWVEWFCTLKGNELFVVVDEDFIRDDFNLTGLASQVPLFDEALDIVLDNEQSEDEDDEEEQRKSAMAEQAAELLYGLVHARFLATARGLQLLQQKYAQKQFGVCPNSACEGWALLPTALTDTPNKHTAKVYCAKCCELYHPPKGSRLNHLDGAYFGTSIAQIFHMQFPFLLPTARSTTVSPPPYYIPTVYGFKVSPQVKTRLRLQQIPRMIHQARQRAEEEREALLGSPAAAAAAAGISSAADAAAQAAVPANEAGRR is encoded by the exons ATGCAACAGAAGGCCGAGCGAACTCCCGAGGGCGCCAGCTCCAGAGCGAGTGGCGGGGCATCGGCGGCCGCCGGGGCCTCTCGTGCGGCGAGTCGCACGGCAGGCTCGCAGTCGAGCAGTGAAGAGTTCGACAGCGAAGAACAAGAGTTTTCCGACATGACCGGCACGAGTGAACTGGAAGAT ATGAGCTGGGTCGAGTGGTTTTGCACGCTGAAGGGGAATGAGTTGTTCGTTGTCGTCGACGAGGACTTCATTCGGGATGACTTCAACCTGACAG GTCTCGCAAGTCAAGTGCCCCTGTTCGATGAAGCGCTGGACATTGTGCTCGACAACGAACAGtccgaagacgaagacgacgaagaagaacagagaaagtcTGCCATGGCCGAACAGGCTGCCGAACTCCTCTACGGCCTCGTGCATGCTCGGTTCTTGGCCACAGCGCG GGGTTTGCAACTGCTTCAGCAGAAATACGCGCAAAAGCAATTCGGAGTGTGCCCCAACAGCGCGTGCGAAGGTTGGGCGCTTCTTCCGACGGCTTTGACCGACACCCCGAACAAGCACACTGCCAAAGTCTACTGCGCCAAATgctgt gagCTGTATCACCCGCCCAAAGGCAGTCGGCTGAACCACTTGGACGGCGCGTACTTTGGCACATCGATCGCACAGATTTTCCACATGcagtttcctttcctgcttCCGACGGCGCGGAGTACAACTGTGTCGCCCCCGCCGTACTACATCCCCACCGTGTACGGCTTCAAAGTGTCTCCGCAAGTGAagacgcgccttcgtctccagcagATCCCGCGGATGATTCACcaggcgcgacagagagccgaagaagagcgcgaggcgctcctCGGCAGtccagcggctgcagctgcagccgctggCATCTCGAGCGCCGCCGACGCTGCCGCTCAGGCGGCTGTCCCCGCGAACGAGGCAGGCCGGCGGTGA